The DNA region TCACCATGCGTAGAGAACTGATAGAACTCTTCGGGAAGAAGCCCTCCGTGGATCTGGACCTGGACAAAGTCCCGCTGCTGCTGCGTGACTACATCAAACTAACCTCCAAAAGCACCGACTGCCATCCCGGCCTGTTGATCAGCGCCTGGCTGCCTCACATCGCCGTCAACCTCGGCAACCGGGTCTACATGCTCTCCAACTCCACCCGGATCTACCCGAACGTCTGGAGCTGCCTGCTTGGCCCCTCCTCCATTTCCCGGAAAACCACGGCCATCACCTACGCCGGATACACCATCAAACCGCACGAGGAACTCTACGAGGACATGCCGCTGGACGTGTACGAGGCGGAAACGCAGTTGCTCTCGAACGTCACCTACTCCAAAATGCTCTCAATGCTGTCCCTGAACGGCACCCGGCTCTTCATCCACCACGAGCTCTCCGCCTGGCTGGCCGAGATGAACAAGCACTTCAATTCCGGCTACAAACAGACAATCACCGAGCTCTACGACGGCGTTTCGAAGACAGTGAGCAACCAGACCAAGACTGAAAGGATAAAAAAACCCGCCCTGAGCATTTCCACCGCCACCACCGAAGCCTGGATGTACCGCAACATCCGCGAAAACTCCGACCAGCTCGGCGGCTTCCTCCAGCGCTTCATCTACTTCGTGGTGCGTGACATCAACCTCGAGGACATCGACCTCGATACCAAGGAAGGCGAGGACCTGGAGGAACGTTTGGCCATTTACGAAGGCATGTTCAAACACTTCCGCGCCATCCCCGGCTCCCACCGGATCAGAATGTCCGATGAGGCCGTCTCCTTGAGGGATGAGGTGTATAAACATCAGTACAAGACCTGGTTCGCCAAAAACAACGACGACCTTATGAGCTACTTCACCCGCATCTACGACGGCTATTTCTACAAGTTCTGCGCCATCTTCACCCTGGTGGAAATCTGGGAGGAGCTCGGTGAGGCCATCCAGCGCGGCTGCTGCGAACGCTTCTTCGATGGCCTCCGCGTCTCCGAGGAAACCGCCGCCCAATGCCTCTACCTCTGTGATTTCTACTTCGCCAACACCATCCCCTTCCTGGAGATCGTGAGTGAACAGGACAAACTGTCCGGGGAACGGAAACTGGTCGAACTGCTGGTGAACAAGTACAATGGAAAGGCCAGGCATTCCGACCTGATGAATATGTCCCACATGAAAAAGCGTGAGTTCAAGGAATGCGTGGAATCGCTTATCGAGCGGGAGGCCATTACAGTTGATACGCATACCGGCCCTAATAACAAAGTCGCCCGAATGTATGTTCTGAATGCCGATATCCGGCACTCTTGGGGGCAATCCGGGCAATAACAAGCCAACATTGAATGGGGGGAGGGGATTCCCTCCCCTCAAATAAGCAGATAAGCTTCAAATAAACAAGCCCTTGCTTATTTGCAAGCCATTGTGGCACAAGATATTAAATCTCAAATTCGCAAAAATGATGTGTCTACTATATATATGTGGAGATTCGTGGGGGGCAAGATGTTATGGGTGTGCTAACTATATGATAATAATATAGATATATATAATATATATTATATATTAATATATTTATATATACTATATGCTACATCCTCCTCTCTGCACTCAAGCCTTGCGTTTTATATAGTAGAGACGCCAAATCTGCGAATTTGACACCTAATTGATACTGTCCCAATCGGTTGCAAATAAGCGGGCGTATGCTTAACTGAGTTATTTGTGCTTATTTGACCCACCTCTGTCCCTCTGTGCCTCTGTTTCTATAAATCCCATTGATCCCTGTCTATCCTGTTCATCCCTGATCTATTTATTCGTGTAATTCGTGGACACCCCCCTCTTTTGTTACCCACTATATATAGGGGCTCCCTTTGGCCTATCCTATTCACTCCCTGCCCACCACCGCCTGACTACCTCCCCAGCCGGCAGGAACTGAGGCGGAGGCAACCAAGGGGTGAACAAGAGAGCCGTAACAAAGGAAAGGGAAAAAGAGAAAAAGGGAAAAGGTTGTACAACCGGTCGGCTCTGGGAGTTCAAACCCGGTTACACCCTTTCACCCCACCACGTCACCACCCCACTACTTCAAACCATTCAATTCGTGTGAATTCGTGTAATTCGTGGACAAAAAAACCAAAGGAGGAAACAAATGAGAGCTTACTTCAAAAACATGCTCCAAGCCTACCGTGGCACCTGCGACG from Candidatus Cloacimonadota bacterium includes:
- a CDS encoding DUF3987 domain-containing protein, with protein sequence TMRRELIELFGKKPSVDLDLDKVPLLLRDYIKLTSKSTDCHPGLLISAWLPHIAVNLGNRVYMLSNSTRIYPNVWSCLLGPSSISRKTTAITYAGYTIKPHEELYEDMPLDVYEAETQLLSNVTYSKMLSMLSLNGTRLFIHHELSAWLAEMNKHFNSGYKQTITELYDGVSKTVSNQTKTERIKKPALSISTATTEAWMYRNIRENSDQLGGFLQRFIYFVVRDINLEDIDLDTKEGEDLEERLAIYEGMFKHFRAIPGSHRIRMSDEAVSLRDEVYKHQYKTWFAKNNDDLMSYFTRIYDGYFYKFCAIFTLVEIWEELGEAIQRGCCERFFDGLRVSEETAAQCLYLCDFYFANTIPFLEIVSEQDKLSGERKLVELLVNKYNGKARHSDLMNMSHMKKREFKECVESLIEREAITVDTHTGPNNKVARMYVLNADIRHSWGQSGQ